A window from Methylocystis sp. MJC1 encodes these proteins:
- a CDS encoding YbhB/YbcL family Raf kinase inhibitor-like protein translates to MRLTSPAFNDGAELPRQCAREEGNISPALQWSEAPANAKSFVVLCTNTGESANKSYLWAAYDLPAYRTELVEGAGAPEGFEDFRHAMNDFGHFGYGGPSLRHSIDRQHILFRVLALSCDELPVRTHPSCEEIEQEAEKYSIDSASLVGVLGAQAIDWSHP, encoded by the coding sequence ATGCGTCTGACGTCTCCCGCATTCAACGACGGCGCTGAACTTCCGCGGCAATGCGCTCGGGAGGAAGGGAATATCTCTCCGGCGCTTCAATGGAGCGAAGCGCCAGCAAACGCCAAAAGCTTCGTTGTTTTATGCACGAACACGGGCGAGTCGGCGAACAAATCTTACCTCTGGGCGGCCTATGATCTCCCGGCCTATCGGACCGAACTCGTGGAGGGCGCGGGGGCGCCCGAGGGTTTCGAGGATTTTCGCCACGCGATGAACGACTTCGGCCACTTTGGGTATGGCGGGCCATCTCTGCGCCATTCTATCGATCGCCAGCACATCCTTTTCCGGGTGCTTGCATTGAGCTGCGACGAGCTTCCGGTGAGAACCCATCCATCCTGTGAGGAAATTGAACAGGAGGCGGAAAAATACTCCATTGACAGCGCGTCTCTGGTCGGCGTCTTGGGGGCGCAGGCGATTGACTGGTCCCATCCCTGA